The following nucleotide sequence is from Neokomagataea tanensis.
GGGCATGACGGCACGGCCTGTGCCTCACTGACGTAACCATTATCTTCAGGCCGTACGCTCCGACGCGCCTCAACTTTTCGGAAGCCACGCTTGGCAATCCAAGGTGCACGCGGCTTGCTTAACCCTCTCGCTACATCGATTTCAACGTTTGTATCGGTATAAGGGCCAGACGTGTCATAAACGCGCACAGGCTCCTCATTTGCAGAAGGGTGCAGCGCAATCTCCCGGTATGGGACAACGATATCCTGATACCCCGGTGCGGAGGACCACTTTTTAACAGATCCCTCAATCGGGCCTGTTGTGACCTGTCCAACGGGGCGCTGCGCCTTTGCTGCATGCCCGCTCAAATTTTGCATATTGTCGCCCATATGTCCTCCTCACCCCAACGGGGGAAGACACGAAACGACAGACCTCACGAGTCCAAGCGCCCTGCATAACCATTCCCTCCGCCGGTCCTAACCGGATCAGGTTCCCCGGACGACACCATGGCGCCCGGCAGGGTCGTCACACCGCTCTTTGCCACAAACAAAGAACCAATGACCTCTCAGCTTCGTAGGTGAAGCTCCCCCTGGTGACTTTAGGATTCACGGCTTGGAGCTGCTTTGTCAATAAATCATTCAAATAACGAGGCCTCACATCGTCGTGTCTCAGATTCCACCCTGAAAATATGTGCTTTTTATACAACAATCCTCCAGCCAAAAACTTGACACATAAAATAACAATTTACTGAAAATGAGAATTATTATCATTAGCAAATCTGTAAAAATTTTTACAATTTAATGGAATAAAGACATGCTGGCCCTTCAAACGTCCTCTCACCCCAAAAAATACTTCTTGCTTTGCACAGCGCTAACCTTCGTCAGCGCTATGACGCTTCAATGCCTCACAAAACAAGCATTCGCTTCAGAAAACACAACAGCAACAACTAACAAACAAGACGCTAAACAAGCGCACAAAGCCGCAGCTGAAAAAAATGCTGCTAATGCAGCGGGCTCCACAGAGTCTATCGTTGTGATCGGGCAAAAGCTGGGCCGCTTGCAAAATACAAACAGCGCTATCACCGTTCTGAGAAAACTTGATTCCAGCGAATACCGTTCGCTTTACGATGTCGTAAACCGCGTACCCAACATGATCGGCAATGCGGCCGATATTCCAACCATTCGTGGTGTTACTGGCTCTGGCGCAGGCGGTGGTGTTTTCACGATTATGTCTGGTAGTCGCCCACGGACCGCCGTGATCATCGACGGCCTGCCAGAAACATATGCCGGGCAGCGCTACGCGGATTCCGGCACATGGGACATGGAGCAAGTCAGCGTACTACGTGGCCCGCAAGCAACGACACAAGGCCGTAATGCTATTGGTGGTGCCATCACCCTCTCGAGCAAGGCCCCAACGCAATTCTGGCAAGCCGCTATTCGCGGTGGTTACGAAAGTGCTGGAAGCAAAGGTACTTTTGCCGGAATGCTGTCAGGCCCAATTATTAAAGACGAGCTCGCATTCCGTATCACGGCCGACGGCGTGCGCGGCAACAGCTACATTCACTACCCCGGTACGAACTGGCCTTTCAATCCACGCGAAATTAGCCAAACCTCTGTCCGCGGTAAGCTCCTCTGGACACCAAAAGCCATTCCCAAACTCAGCGTGACGCTCATGGGATGGCACCGCGAGCAACAGGGCGAATATCTCTATACATCCACGGCGCCAGATTTGTTCAATTACCGCTTCGATAACACCAACATGAACACCCGGGTTACGGATTCTAGCGTTGACGAAGCCAGCCTTCGCGCCACCTACCAAATCTCAAACGCCCTCTCAAACCAGCTCACATATGGCCATGTCTGGTATGATGCGGTCTTCCGCCAATCCAACGCTTTAGGAAGCGCCAACACTCTGGCGCATTTTGCGCTCAAAGAACAAAATAATACCGTCGAAGATCGTTTTATCTATGCACCTGCAGCTTCACGTTTAAACGCTGTTGGCGGACTTTATTACTTCAATCGTGACCAAGACATTAAGTCTGACCTTGGCGTCAATGGCCCAGACAAAGAGCGCACCTACGCCGCTTATGTCGACGGCACTTTACATCTGGTTGCCGGGCTCAACCTTATTGCTGGCGCCCGCGTCGAACGTGAAGAGCAAAAACGTGACGTGGCACTGTCATGGGGCAAAGTGCAGAGCGATATTGGAACAACAATGTTCCTGCCAAAGGGTGGCCTGAGCTATACTTTCACCCCTGTTACCAGCGCCAGCTTTACAGTCCGCCGCGGCTATAACCCTGGTGGCGGTGCCATTGATTGGAACACTGGCTCTTATTATCAATACAATAAAGAAACAGTCACAACATACGAACTCGGGGGCCACACAGAACTGCTCGACCGAAAGTTAAACCTCAATACGAACTTGTTTTACAACGACTATCACTCCTATCAGGACCTTATAAACTATACCTTCGTAAATATTCCACGCGGACGTAGCCTTGGTCTTGAGGCAGAGGCTCTTTACAACTTCACAAAAAGCTTCCGCGTTTTTGGTGGGCTTGGGCTTCTGGCGACAAAAATTACACAGGCGCCAACACAGTATCAAAGCGTACAGGGCCAAAAATTCAGCAACGCTCCCTCTGCCACGCTGAACGTAGGCTTAGAGAAAACATTCAAAAACGGCCTCTTCTTGGGCGCGAACTTTAATCGCGTGGGAAGTTACGCCCCTCAAATTGCAAGCGGCCAAAGCGTTATCTCGGGCAATTACAATGTCTTGAACGCCAATATTGGCTATACGGCCCGCTACTACACCTTGAGATTCTACATTAAGAATCTGACCAACGAGCATATTTTGTACAGCGGTCAGAAGCTGTGGTCAGGTGTACAGGGGCAGGTTGGTCAGCCTCGTGCCTTCGGCTTCACGGTTGATGGCCATATCTAATATTTAATGCAGAATAAGGCATGTCTCTTTTTAGAGGGTGAAAGAGACATGCCTCATGTTTATGTAAGACAATCAGCTTCCGAAAAACGGAAGCTGTACTTGCTGTGTTACGCGGCTTTTGCGCGGCGAAGCTGATATTCCTGCCACAGAACATCTAACGCCTCGACCAACTCATCAATCATACCATCGTCGTGAAGCGGCCCCGGCGTGATACGCAAGCGCTCCGTACCACGCGGTACAGTGGGGTAGTTAATGGGCTGGATGTAGTGGCCAAACCGTTTAAGCAACGCATCGGACAATTCACGGCATAGCTGCGCCTCTCCTACCATTACCGGGACGATATGGCTGGGATTGCCAACATGCGGAATATTCTTGGCGTTCAAAGCTTCCCGTAAATGAGCAACGGCGCGCTGCTGGCCAGCCCTTTCTTCCGAGTGCTCACGCAGATAGCGAACACTTGCCAACGCGCCGGCCGCGATCATCGGCGGAAGCGCGGTTGAGAATATAAAACCAGAGCCAAAGGAGCGCACGAAGTCACAGAGCGGTGCTGAAGCGGCAATATAGCCGCCTACGACGCCGAAACCTTTACCGAGCGTCCCCTCAATAACCGTCAAACGATCAGAAAGTCCTAGCTTCTCGGCTATGCCGCCACCCTGCTCGCCGTACATGCCAACCGCATGCACTTCGTCCAAGTAAGTCATGGCACCGTAGCGATCGGCCAAATCACAGAATGCTTTGATAGGCGCTATGTCGCCGTCCATTGAGTACACAGACTCAAAAGCAATAATTTTAGGAACGTCAGCTGGCAGCGCCTTCAGGCGTCGCTCTAAATCTTCGACATCATTATGACGGAATATCTGCTTATCAGCACGGGAGTGGCGTATGCCCTCAATCATGGACGCATGGTTCAGCTCGTCAGAAAGTACCACGCAGCCCTTCAACCGCCCTGCAATTGTGCCCAGTGTTACCCAGTTTGAAAGATACCCTGAGTTAAAAAGCAGGGCTGCCTCTTTCCCGTGCAGAGCTGCCAATTCCTTTTCAAGCGCGACATGATAATGGTTGGTGCCTGAAATGTTGCGAGTGCCGCCCGCACCAGCACCTGTCTCATCAAGCGCTTTGTGCATTGCGTCCAGCACAACCTTATTCTGCCCCATGCCAAGGTAGTCATTGGAGCACCAAACGGTTACTTCACGGTCCAAACCATGGTGAAAAGCTTTAGGAAAACGCCCTGAACGACGCTCCAGCTCAGCAAAATAGCGGTAACTGCCATCCGCATGCAGTGCGTCAAGTGCTGTCTGGAATATCTGGTCATAGTTCATAGCGTTTTCTCCTGCACGGCTCTATGTAGGTTGCCCGCACGCAATGCCAAGTGCGTCGTGACAGAGAAGACAGGCTGATACAAGCAACAGAAGTCTAAATAACACTTACCACTCGGGCGCCACGCATTTTTACACGTCTTCCCAAAGTTTCAGCAACGGCCCAAACACTACCCATCATTTCGTGGCAACCAATCGCGGTGGCAAACTCTCTCAACTCTTCTGTATCCACCCCACAGGCCACAATCCTAAGCTTTAAAGCCTGCACCGCACTTAACGCTGCACGGTAAAAAGCCACTTTAACGGGGTCCAGCAGCGCATCATCGGCTTGAGCACGGCAAAGACGGCCAGAATTCAGAAGCACTGAGCAATCAAACTGCACGCCACTAAGAAGCCCGCCCAAAGCACGGTCTTTTAAAAGCGTCAAACTCGATACCCCGCTCCCAAAGCCCGATAAGTAAATCCCAACACCCCGGTCTCTCAACGCTGCCAGCGTGAAGCACGTTTCCACGTCTGAACGACGCAGACCATCTTCCGAAAAAACCAAATCCAGACATGCGGGATCAAAGCCCGTGTCTTCTAAAATTGCAGCCAGACGTTCGTTAAACCCGGCATCTGGGGCTGAACTATCCCCCAGCGCCACCATCAGGCGCTTGCCCTTTTCCCATTGAGCCGCCTGTAAACATGCGGAGCGAAGAAGCTCCCCATCACTTTTTTGAACGGCATGTTCCGGGTTCTTGATCCGTGCTTTTCGAGCTATAGGGCGTGGAACAGAGAGGCCCAGTTGCTTCATATCAGCTTGTGCCCCGACGGGGTGCCCCTCAGGTTCAACAACTGGCTTATGCCGGGTTTGCCACCGCAATGCTGGTGGAGCGCTTTTACGTCGGGCACGCCGGCTGCGCAGGGTTGTCGCAAAAATTTCAGTATTAAATAAAATGCTTTTGAGGTCTTTGTCTCTGCCATTCGGTTCGTCTGAACCGTTGCCCTTAACAGTATCAGGCATATCTGACCGTGACACCAAAGCGTTCACCTGCTCCAAAACATCAATGGCCGCGCCATCTTCGTAGGTGTTCAACGCTGATATCTCCTCTTTATTTCGCGAAGATATTGCGTCTTAAAATTCTAATATTTCCTTAATTTCTGCCATTTTTCCCTTTTTATCTGACACAAGACCATGTCGATACAAAATTCGTCGCAAATTACCACTCTTCTTCAAGGTATAAATAGATTACGAATTAAAACACCATCGTTTGAAACACCCGCTTCGCTCTGGCGTTTGTTCCAGACCTTCACTGTTTGCCTTCCTCTTTTTCGAAGCTACCCCTTCGCATTTAAGAGAAGAAACACTACCTAACCCTCCCAAGATTTCTTCTTGTCCTCAAGGACCCTGCACATGACGGCTTCCGCCATACGCACAGGCCCCGATACATCGGCCCCTAGCCCCTTCCGGCAACTGCTGCCATTTTGGCAAATTACGCTTGCGTCATTCTTGGGCTGGTTCCTTGATGCGTTTGACCAGACCAGCCTGCAATTCACCCTACCCGATATCGCAAAAGATCTCGGCTGCACCCTAACCGCCCTTGGTGGTGTCCTCATGGCCCAAGCTATTGGACGCGCTATCGGCAATACAGGCTGGGGCTGGCTTTCAGACCGTTACGGGCGGCGCTTCGCATTCATGCTCGGCGTTATCTGGTTTGCTGTCTTTTCTGCCATGACAGGCCTCGCGCACAGCATTCTCTTTCTCATTGTTGTGCAATTCATGTTCGGCATTGGCTTTGGCGGCGAATGGACAGCATCTGCTGCATTGCTAATGGAAAGCGTGCCTGCACGGACGCGCCCTATGGCTTCCGCCATCATGATGTCTGGCTACGAAGTGGGGTATTTCTCTGCCAATGCCGCGCAAGAACTGGTTCTGCCACATTATGGCTGGCGTGCTCTTTTCTTCATCGGCCTGGTACCGGCTTTGTTGGCGCTTTTCATTCGTATCGGTGTGAAAGAAAGTCCTGTCTGGCTCCGCAAACGCGCTGAACTACTCGACGGAGCGTCCCCTCAGGAAAAGCGCCCCCGCCCCAAATTCCGCTTCGACGCGGCGGCAATTCAGGCGATTTCCTTCATGGCCGTCTTGGAGTTCCAAAAAGCGGCAATTTACACCTTTTATCCAACCATCCTGCGCACCTCACACGAGCCTGCCCTGCACAGCATTTTCTGGCCTGTTACGCTGTACTGCATTGGCTCTCTGACAGGAAAAATCCTTTGCGGCTGGCTAGCCCAAAAGTTTGGGGATCTCAAGGTCATGCTTGGGGCACTCGTACTCATCGTGCTGACCATCTGGCCGTTCCTAAACGCCGTATCTTGGCCTGCGCTTCTGGTCTCTGCCTTCGTAATGGGTGGCGCATCCTCGGGTATTTTCGCCCTCGTCCCGCATTACCTTTCCAAATGCTTCCCATCGGAAACGCGCAGTTTCGGAATGGGGCTGGGCTATGCTCTTGGATCGCTGGGGCAAGGCATTGCCAGCCGCCTGATCCCCGGTATGGGACCAACACCAGCTACTCTGCCGATTGCGGCTGAATCGCTGGTCATCGGTTCATCTCTCCTGACGGCTGGCATTGCGATACTGCAACCTAAGCATCTCCCCGGCGCCGTCATGGAAGGCGACGAGGACGAACAAAAAGAGGGGCATTAAGCCCCTCTCCAACACTACTCTCTGGATTTCAACTCTACTTCAAACGGCAACCGCAGCAGCCACCCACTCAGCTACGCGGATGCCGTCAATCCCCGCTGAGAGGATACCTCCGGCGTAGCCGGCACCCTCACCAGCTGGGAAAACACCCTTCACGCTGGGGCTATGCCCATCCTGCCCACGCCGCAAACGGATGGGCGAAGATGTTCGCGTTTCCACGCCCGTCATTACCGCGTCTGCCATGGAGTAGCCGCGCAATTTGCGCTCAAACCGAGGCAAAGCCTCGCGCATGGCCTCCGTGACAAAGTCCGGCAAACACAATGAAAGATCGGTGGGCGTCACGCCCGGCGTGTAAGACGGGATCACACTACCCAATGTCGTGGAAGGCTTACCTTCCAAAAAATCACCCACCCGCTGTGCAGGCGCTCGGTAATCACCGCCGCCAACTTTGTAGGCCTCTTTTTCCCATTTCCTTTGAAAGGCAACACCGGCCAACACGTCATCAGGGTAGTCCAGCTCAGGCTTAACCTCGACGACCATCCCCGCATTAGCATTCCGCTCTGCGCGGGAGTATTGGCTCATGCCGTTCGTAACAACCTGTTCCGGCTCAGATGTTGCAGCGACAACCTGACCACCGGGGCACATGCAGAACGAGTAAACACCACGCCCGTTGGACGCATGATGGACAAGTTTATAATCCGCAGCACCGAGCAAATGATGCCCCGCCTGGTCCCCAAAGCGCGCTGCATCAATAACCGCTTGAGGGTGTTCAATACGAACGCCAATAGAGAAAGGCTTTGCATCCATGGCAATGCCCTGACGGTGCAACATGGCAAACGTATCGCGTGCTGAGTGCCCTACGGCCAACACAACATGCGATGCAGGCAACACGTCACCATTCGCCAAACGCAAACCTGTAAGGTGACGGTTTTCGCCTTCGCCCTCGGTTACGAGGTCGTCCACACGCGTGCTGAAACGGTATTCCCCGCCAAGACGCTCAATTTCTTCCCGCATGAACATGACCATTCTGACAAGTCGGAACGTACCAATATGCGGTTTTGAAATTGTCAGAATTTCTTCTGGTGCTCCTGCCCGTACAAATTCTTCCAAAACACGACGCCCGAGATTTCTCGGGTCAGAAACCCCCGAATAGAGCTTACCGTCTGAGAAGGTACCAGCCCCACCCTCGCCAAATTGAACATTACTCTCCGGCGTCAATACAGAACGACGCCACAAAGCAAAGGTGTCTTTAGTCCGTGACCGAACGTCCTTCCCCCTCTCCAGCACAATTGGCCTCAGGCCTGCCTGTGCTAATGTCAGGGCGGCCATCAGGCCACAAGGTCCAGCTCCAACGACAACAGGGCGCGGAGTATCGGCGCTAATAGCCACCTGCGGCAAACGATACTCAGTGTTAGGGCGCGGGCGGATATGTGGGTTTTCCGCATGCACGGCCAACAAACGAGCCTCGTCATCCACGGCACAATCTAGGCTGTACACAAGCACGATGTGCCCGCGTTTGCGCGCATCGTAACCCCGGCGTGCGACTGTCACGTCGCATTTTTGTGCCGCAGACAGCTTCAAGGCTGCACGTGCAGCCTCCTCCAAAGCCTCTGGAGTATGATCAAGCGGTAGACGTAGTTCTGTTAGGCGTATCATGCGTGCGGGCCGTGCTTCTTTGCTGCATGCTCTGGGTCTGCGATCTGGGTGTCTGGCGTGCCTTCCATAATCCGGTCCATCAGCGCCATCAGCAGGCCAGATACAACGAAAGCAAGATGTATGCCCACGCTCCATTCTAATGCGCGCGTGCTCGTCTCATCGACGCGAATGAAATCCGCCAGAACGTGGATCGCTGACATTGCGACAATAGAAGCCATCAGCTTAATTTTAATATCGCCAAAAGTGACGTGACCAATCCATGCGGGATAATCTGCGTGTTCACGAATATCGAGGCGCGAAACAAAGTTTTCGTACCCAGAAAACATCACAATAAGAAGAAGATTGGCCAAAAGGACCAAATCAATCAGATCAAGAACACCAACAAATACATCATCAAAATCAAGATGATGCACATGCATGACTAATTCTGCTAGTTGCTGGAAAAATTTGAACGCGACCAGCAGCAGCCCAATGGTCAGGCTGAAGTACAGCGGCGCGGCGATCCAACGCGTGGCAAAAAAAGCCCTCTCCATCACTTTCTCTATAGAGAGACCTCTCTTGGAACGAGACGAAGCAGCGGGAGCCGCATTCGTGCTCTCCGAAATATGGTCATGTTGCATGTCAGTCATGGCCTCCCTACTACGATCTTGTCTTTCTTTACGCCACACCCTTGTGACGTTTCTGCGTCGCTTCCACAAAATTATGCCTTGCCCGGACGACATATCTTTGGCGCAAGACCAAAATTGCGCTATGCAAACCCTCCCATAACACAGCCCCTTCCGAAAATGACTGATAACTCCCCTCAGCACTCAAAGCCGTGCGGAAACGATTCGCACCAGCATGCGTCCAGAACGGATACTCATCATCATTCGCATGATGACGGCCACCATGATCACAGCCATGATCATGGTCACGCACACGATCACCATGGGCATGGGCATGGGCATGGGCATGGGCATGGGCATGGGCATGGGCATGGGCATGGGCATGGGCACCATCATCACGCGCCGGCAAACTTCGGGAAAGCCTTCGCCGCGGGAATAAGCCTGAACATTGTGTATATTCTCGCAGAAACCGTATGGGGACTACGGGTTCATTCCATGTCACTTCTGGCGGATGCCGGGCATAACCTGTCCGATGTTTTGGGACTGGCAAGCGCATGGTTCGCTCAAATACTGGCACGCCGTACGCCAAGTAGCCGCTTCACTTACGGAATGCGCCGCGCAACCATCCTCTCCGCACTCGCAAATGCCGTTTTCCTGCTGCTCGTTACCGGCGGGATTATCTGGGAATCTGTTCTGCGGCTTGTCACACCCACAGCAGTCGCTGGGAATGTGGTAAGTTGGGTCGCCTTAGTTGGTATCCTCATCAATGGCGGCACTGCTCTTCTCTTCATGCGCGGAGCCCATGACGATCTGAACATGCGCGGAGCTTTTCTCCACATGGCCTCTGATGCCGTCATGGCATTTGCAGTTGTACTGGCTGGCATCGCCATAGCGTGGACAGGTCAAACCATCATTGACCCCGTCGTCAGCTTGCTTGTCTCGCTCTTCATCATCGCAGGCACGTGGTCGCTCTTGAAAGGTTCCGTCACCCTCTCTCTCGATGGCGTTCCTGACGGAATTGACATTGTACAGGTTGAACAAACATTGCGTGCCCTGCCCGGCATTCAAGATATTCATCACCTGCATGTCTGGCCTATGAGCACGACTGAAACAGCATTGACGGTCCACATCCTCCGCGATGCAGAGAACGAGACCGTCACTAACGCCCAGATTATCGATGCGGCACGTGCTGAACTACGCAAACGTTTTCGTATCGGGCACCCCACCTTCCAAATTGAGGATGCACTGACCGCATGCGCCTCCCAGCACCAAAACTGCCAAAAGCCTGATTAATGACCGATCGCCGTAATGTTGCACGCCTCTCGATTGGCGTCAGTCTTATTGTCTTGGCTGTAAAATATGCAGCCTATTTGGTTTCAGGCTCTGACGCCCTGCTTTCCGATGCGATTGAAACCATACTTAATGTCATCGCTGCTTGCGGAACGCTTTTTGCGCTGACGGTTGCCATTCGCCCCGCTGATGACAACCACCCTTATGGCCATGGCAAAGCAGAATACCTTTCTGCCGTTATTGAAGGCGTGCTGGTTGTTCTCACGGCGTTAGGCATTCTCCTAATTTCCATCTTAGACTGGATGCATCCCCACCCTGTCAAAGCCCCGCTCTCCGGCGTGGCATTGAATGCTTTAGCTGGGCTTATCAACTTAATCTGGGCACGCATTCTCATCGGCGTCGGCCGTAAACAGAGCTCCCAAGCCCTCCTTGCTGCGGGCGAACACGTGCAGTCCGACGTCTGGGCGACTATTGCCCTCGTCATTGGCGTAGCGCTCATTCCTATCCTGCATTGGGACCGGCTAGACGCACTGCTTTCTGGCATTGTTGCTATAAACGTTCTGCGCGCTGGCTTTTCCATGATGCGCCACTCCATGTCGGACCTCATGGATGAAGCCCCAGCCCCTGACTGCATTGATAACGTACGCAACGCAATTTCCCAAAGCGCAACAGGCGCAATTGAGGCGCATGACGTGCGTATCCGCAAAGTCGGTGACCTGCATTTTGTTGAGTTCCACCTTGTTGTACAGAACGATATGAGCGTCGATGAAGCACATACGATTTGTGACCGGGTCGAGGCCGCTATTCGGGATGAGCTGGGCCGCGCCTCCATCCACATTCACGTTGAGCCAAGCAATAAAGCCAAGCACTCTGGTGTGCTCGTCTTATCCTGAGCAGGTTGAAGAACTGCGACTTCACTACATCACCCCGCAACGGAATCTTATCTTGCACGTTCCAGTATCCTTGACCCCATTCTTTTAAGGGTGCAGGAGCGGGAGAGGCGTTGCGGAACCCCCTCCCCAACACCTTTTTTTGCCGCAAAATCCTGCAAACCGGACAGTGTGCTCTTGGCTGATCATACACCCAACACCTCCGCCGCCTCCCCAAAACCGACCCCGGGCGGGCACGTCTCCTCCAAGCACGCTTTGCGCCGCAAAGACCGCATACACCACCTGCGCCGTTCCGCGCGCCAAACCCAAACACAGTGGAAGCGCACTGCACTTTACTGGGCCGGGGCCGTTTTAATCGGCATCGTCGCAGTTTTGTTCGCGAAATTAGGGGACAGCGCGGCCGACCTCCGCGAGCGCATCATTGAATGGCACCCTTGGGTGATGCTGATCCTGTCGCCTATCGGTTTTGCTCTCATCATGTGGGTAACACGAACCGTGTTCCAGGGGGCGCAGGGCTCCGGCATACCGCAGACAATTGCAACTCTGCACATTGACGACTTCAAAATTGTTGATCGCATTCTCTCCTTCCGCATTGCGCTCGGCAAAGTCCTCATGACATGCCTTGGGATTATCTGCGGTGCATCCGTTGGTCGCGAAGGCCCCAGTGTACAGGTGGGCGCTTTCATCATGCACAGCTTCTCGCGAGTACTCGGACAATCCAGTATTTCTGCACGCAGAAGCATGATTTTGGCTGGCGGCGCTGCAGGCATGGCTGCGGCCTTTAACACCCCCCTTGCAGGCATTGTGTTCGCCATCGAAGAATTGTCTCACTCATTCGAACAACGCACATCTGGCCGCACTCTTACCGTTGTCGTCCTTTCAGGTGTTACAGCAATCGCCCTATTGGGAAATTACACATATTTCGGCCATGCGGACGTAGACGTTCCGGTCGGAACAGCGTGGATTGCCGTTTTAACCTGCGGTATTCTGGGCGGGCTGGCCGGAGGAAGCTTTTCCTCCCTCATCATCCGCATATCGCGTGGTTTGCCTAAGCCCATCGGCCCTTTTGCGGCCAAACACCCGATCCTCTTTGCTGGCATTTGTGGGTTTATCACGGCTGTTATCGGTATTCTTTCTCACGGCCAAACATACGGCACGGGGTACGCACAATCCCGAGCCATCTTTGCTGGCACCGAGCATTATCCGGCCTCCTTCTTTGTACTTAAATACATCGCTATGGTCGTCTCGTACTGCTCAGGCGTGCCGGGCGGCATGTTTGCACCATGCCTCGCCGTTGGCGCTGGAATAGGCGGTTGGGTCGAGCAGTTCCTTCCCCACACCAACCCGGGGGCTGTCGTCCTGCTCGGAACTGTTGCATATTTTTGTGGCGTTGCTCAGTGCCCGCTTACAGCTACCATCATCGTGATGGAAATGTGCGATAACCAACAAGTTACTCTCGCACTGCTCGCAACATCCTTCCTTGCTTTCGGTGTATCACGAATGGTGTGTCCCCGCCCCCTCTACGGTGCGCTGGCAGACCGTTTCCTCGAAGCAGTAGACCGCAAGCACAGGGGCATCAGTAAAAGGCGCCCCAAACCTCCCGCCACCTCGGACGAACGCGTTCCCTAATCCCCCGCCCCGGCCTCTTGGTCGGGGTTTTTTGTAACTGTGTTTTACAGAACACACATAATTTGCAATATAACAAAATGCGAATGTTTCTCATTTACATCTTTTGTTAAAAAAACTAGCCCTCCCTCAAATCACATTTGGTTTTAGGGAAATTCAATGTCGCCTTTCCACCGGCTCTGCCTTCTCAGCAGCTCATCGTTATTTGTGACAGCTCTCAGCTTCACCGCAGCGCAACCCAGCTTGGCAGCGCAACACAAGCACACCCATCATGGACAAACTGCACATACGAAAACATCGGCATCGCGCCATGCCAATGCCACAACTCAAACAGCTCCCAGCCCTGTAGCAAGCGGCACCACTGCACAAGCACACCCGCAAGCACCGAAAACAGACACGTCGATTGAAGCACAAGGCGATGAAGACCGCTTTACTGCTTGGGGCCATTCACATCCGCAACTCACTGGGACATCGCCCAATCCGAAATTTACCGCCTCTTTGCTCAACACACCGCGCAGCGTATCCGTCATCACGCATGAGCAAATGAAGCTGGTGAATGCCACCTCCTTTGAGGAAG
It contains:
- a CDS encoding TIGR00645 family protein; protein product: MTDMQHDHISESTNAAPAASSRSKRGLSIEKVMERAFFATRWIAAPLYFSLTIGLLLVAFKFFQQLAELVMHVHHLDFDDVFVGVLDLIDLVLLANLLLIVMFSGYENFVSRLDIREHADYPAWIGHVTFGDIKIKLMASIVAMSAIHVLADFIRVDETSTRALEWSVGIHLAFVVSGLLMALMDRIMEGTPDTQIADPEHAAKKHGPHA
- a CDS encoding NAD(P)/FAD-dependent oxidoreductase, whose amino-acid sequence is MIRLTELRLPLDHTPEALEEAARAALKLSAAQKCDVTVARRGYDARKRGHIVLVYSLDCAVDDEARLLAVHAENPHIRPRPNTEYRLPQVAISADTPRPVVVGAGPCGLMAALTLAQAGLRPIVLERGKDVRSRTKDTFALWRRSVLTPESNVQFGEGGAGTFSDGKLYSGVSDPRNLGRRVLEEFVRAGAPEEILTISKPHIGTFRLVRMVMFMREEIERLGGEYRFSTRVDDLVTEGEGENRHLTGLRLANGDVLPASHVVLAVGHSARDTFAMLHRQGIAMDAKPFSIGVRIEHPQAVIDAARFGDQAGHHLLGAADYKLVHHASNGRGVYSFCMCPGGQVVAATSEPEQVVTNGMSQYSRAERNANAGMVVEVKPELDYPDDVLAGVAFQRKWEKEAYKVGGGDYRAPAQRVGDFLEGKPSTTLGSVIPSYTPGVTPTDLSLCLPDFVTEAMREALPRFERKLRGYSMADAVMTGVETRTSSPIRLRRGQDGHSPSVKGVFPAGEGAGYAGGILSAGIDGIRVAEWVAAAVAV
- a CDS encoding cation diffusion facilitator family transporter, which encodes MYILAETVWGLRVHSMSLLADAGHNLSDVLGLASAWFAQILARRTPSSRFTYGMRRATILSALANAVFLLLVTGGIIWESVLRLVTPTAVAGNVVSWVALVGILINGGTALLFMRGAHDDLNMRGAFLHMASDAVMAFAVVLAGIAIAWTGQTIIDPVVSLLVSLFIIAGTWSLLKGSVTLSLDGVPDGIDIVQVEQTLRALPGIQDIHHLHVWPMSTTETALTVHILRDAENETVTNAQIIDAARAELRKRFRIGHPTFQIEDALTACASQHQNCQKPD
- a CDS encoding chloride channel protein; protein product: MADHTPNTSAASPKPTPGGHVSSKHALRRKDRIHHLRRSARQTQTQWKRTALYWAGAVLIGIVAVLFAKLGDSAADLRERIIEWHPWVMLILSPIGFALIMWVTRTVFQGAQGSGIPQTIATLHIDDFKIVDRILSFRIALGKVLMTCLGIICGASVGREGPSVQVGAFIMHSFSRVLGQSSISARRSMILAGGAAGMAAAFNTPLAGIVFAIEELSHSFEQRTSGRTLTVVVLSGVTAIALLGNYTYFGHADVDVPVGTAWIAVLTCGILGGLAGGSFSSLIIRISRGLPKPIGPFAAKHPILFAGICGFITAVIGILSHGQTYGTGYAQSRAIFAGTEHYPASFFVLKYIAMVVSYCSGVPGGMFAPCLAVGAGIGGWVEQFLPHTNPGAVVLLGTVAYFCGVAQCPLTATIIVMEMCDNQQVTLALLATSFLAFGVSRMVCPRPLYGALADRFLEAVDRKHRGISKRRPKPPATSDERVP
- a CDS encoding cation diffusion facilitator family transporter, which codes for MTDRRNVARLSIGVSLIVLAVKYAAYLVSGSDALLSDAIETILNVIAACGTLFALTVAIRPADDNHPYGHGKAEYLSAVIEGVLVVLTALGILLISILDWMHPHPVKAPLSGVALNALAGLINLIWARILIGVGRKQSSQALLAAGEHVQSDVWATIALVIGVALIPILHWDRLDALLSGIVAINVLRAGFSMMRHSMSDLMDEAPAPDCIDNVRNAISQSATGAIEAHDVRIRKVGDLHFVEFHLVVQNDMSVDEAHTICDRVEAAIRDELGRASIHIHVEPSNKAKHSGVLVLS